A region of the Montipora foliosa isolate CH-2021 chromosome 8, ASM3666993v2, whole genome shotgun sequence genome:
GGGATTTGTTTCATCTTCGATGGTCATTGCACGTGTCTCCAGGGAGAATATTTTAGCCTCCAGTTCCTTAATGTCACTTTCCCTTGTTTTGTCTTTTCCCTTATTCATTTTAGCGCCAACGACTTGCCATTCTTTGTCAACTAGTGGACGTCAGTCATTGGgccaagaaaaaagaaacgtcGTCCGCTTTCAATACAGTTTGCAATTCATTGTTTAAGAGCCTAATTGCTGTCGTGAAGCTTTTCGTTTCATCGACAAGggttgtagcctcttgtttcaTGCTTGTATGATGAGATTCAAACTCTGGCAACCTTTGTTTAAGGGtgccattttctttttgagcGACGAAATGGTTTCATTTGCATAGGATGAACTTGCCTCTGATTTTAGCTTTTCGATTTCATGAAGGCATACCTCTCTCACTTTGGTTTCAATAAATGAGTATAGTTCTTGATCTTGGATATGCGAATTTCTCCTTAACTTGTGAGTGTTTGTGATCATCTTCAAACGTTTGGGAGATATGTTCAGATATCATGGCGGCGCGCAAACATTCCACCAAAGTACACTTATTTCCACTCTTCTTGAGTCGCCGTTTGTCTAGCTCAGCCTTTAGTTCTTCAGTTTtcagggaaaaaatatctttaccGTTTAGAAATACCAAACAAGTGTCACCTTCTCCCACTGTCATCGACAATGCGCTAGGTTCCTCAAGTCCAACGGCTAGTTTATCTTGTCCGTCTTCGGTTTCTTGATCTACTTCGCACAAATCGGGTTTTCCTAAGCCTTCTTGGTGTTTTTCAGGTCCGTATGTTCCTTGAGATAACTTGTGATCTTTATCTGATCTATTTTCCATGTCAATAATGTCCTTGGAGCAAAACTCGTGTTCCAGCCTACACTGACAAGGAGTGAAGAACTCTTTACACTCGTTCAGTCCTTCAGGGATGGGCCATCCCTTTTGGCAGAGGCATCAAAACAAGCCGGAGTTTTGTGGTCTGCTGGTCTGATCGGACAACTTCTTGGTGAGGCAAATAGTGAACATGCGTGGCGTCATCTGAACTGACAGTTTCTACAATACCTCTGGATTGTTGATCCTTGATCACCCTGTTGTACTTGTGCAGAACTTCAGGACTCTTCCTCAAACGTCCAATCAACGAAGCCAAACGGGAATAACTCAACCTGTAATTGTCAGGTAAGGCAGGGTGCATTTCTTTCCTAGAAGACCTCATAGCATGCGTTCTTCATCTGAACCCGGTTCAAAAACCTTTCGTAAACTGCATCTTCACTCTCAGGGATGATTCCCAAGGACTTGATATCCCAGAACTTAGAAAGTTCCTGTTTCAAGGGACAGTTCTCTTCTTTTTGTTCAGTGTCCAGCCTCAACACATGGGTCCAGCTCAGGTGGGTAGAAGATTCAACCAGCATCTGCTGTGACTCATAAACGGGGCACGATAAGACCCATCCCAGATGAGTATTAATCGCAACTGGTCCCCCATACATTCCAAACCGTATTTCACTTGTCATAAACTGCCAGTAAAAATCACTTCCGATTAGAATGTCAATCAGCATTCCATCTCCACCCGTTGAACTGTCGGCTAACTCCAGGGACGAGAGATGCTTGTAAGAGGCTTGGGCCAATTCAATCTTCTGTTGTGATAATGGAGCACAAATACTAGGTACGTCATAAGCATCAACATACAAGTTCAGTCCACCTACTGCTTTGCTCACACACAGTTGCACCACATCATAGCGTTTTGGTTGGACAGAACCTGCACCAAATGTCTTGATCACTAAGTTCTCATAATGCAAGGACAGAAGCTCGAGGGAGCTCCTCAAACTATTTGCAATGTAAGACCGCTGAGATCCACTATCAAAAAGTAGTCTCGCCTGCACTGTCTTCCCACTTCTTGGGTTAGAAACATTTGCTCTTGCTGTTTGCAAAAGGACAGAATTCTTGCCACCCATGTGTACGGTTGCCGTTGCGCCTGGGCCTGGTTGTGTGACATTTGGCTGCTCAATTGCGTTACCTTGCGTGGCGTTTTGCGGCAACTGGAAACCTCCGGAACAAACACTAATATGATATCTTCCAAAGCATTTCTTGCATTTGTATTCCGACGGGCAACAATTTGAAACGTGACCTCTTCTCAGACAGACAAAACACCATccctttttctttaaaatctctTTCCTCTTCTCTGGATCAGTGACTGAAGTGCAGTTGAACGACCTAAGACCCGGGTGATTGCAAAAATAACAGTTTGCTTGCCCTCGCTCTGGCAGAAACAACCCTGCTGCAGTAATCGGGTCACGAGGTATCTTGGGTTTCAACCAACGCTTTTCCATGACATTTGCGGAGCCTCCTACGAATCTACTTTTCTCACGTGCCGCCAATTCTTCCTTGAATGCTTTGATCAACTCGTTCACATCCCAGGTATCCGATTTCATTTTATGACTAACAATGAGCCGCAATTCTTCGGGAATCTTTTCCATTACAACTGGGATCAGCAGACTTCCATAACTTTCAGCGTTAATCCCGAGAGCCTGCAAACTACGCATCGTAATTTCGATCTGATCGTAAACCATGCGTACACGCTTGATATCGGATGCGAAGTTACCTCGCGGAAGCTTCAACAAGGATTCCATGTGAGAACTTATGATGACTTGCTTGTTTCCATATCTGTCACGCAGAAGGTCAACCGCAACTTTGTAATTATTCTTCGTTAGTGCGAGTCCAGCAATTGTTGCCACGGCTGGGCCTTCCAAAAAGGAACGAAGATAATTCAGCTTCTTGATGTCACTCAACGTTTCGTTGCTGTGAATTGCAGCATCGAAACTATCCCAGAATGCTTGATATTCTGTTTGATTTCCCCCGAATTTCTTTATAACCAATTTGGGACGTTTTATCTTTTTTGTCAAACATCGATGAAGAGGCTCTTGAAGACGACCAAACTGAGTCAATATCATCGTTGTCTTCACTTTTGCTGCTGTCAGTTTATATAGCTAGCTCGATGTTTATAATTCTCGTCTGGATCGTCATTTTTAGTTCGCTTGTCTCACCGATTTCCTTCTCAAAATCATCTTCATCCAACTGATCCAAGATCCTCGCATTCACTTCGGTTAAAACCCCAAGTTTCTCATTAAGGGTATCGCGAAATGCCTTTAGCTTGGCCTTCTTCGATTTATCGTCTGTGTAGTCTTCCAGCTGTTGGTCAATCTTTTCAAGCGTCTTGTTTACAAAGGTCCTGTTCACCACTCTTCTTCGGCGTAAACGCGACGAATCTTCCATTTCACAAACTGAAACTTTCTACTCCGTCTCGAAGGACCATGAAAAATACCGGTTAATTCACCTAAACCAAGAAATTCGATTTAAGCGAAACGATTTCGAACGACCAAAAAACGCAGCTCGGCTCAAAAACATGTAATTCTTTTATCCTTGTGTCCCGTGACACGTGACGTTCAGTTACCTAGAAACGTTCGTTCTAACTAAAATTCCACAGCTTCATTTCCATTCGTCGAGTGTTATAATGTAACACGAagtgattctagaatacccggccccTATTGTATTCTTGCAGTGGTGCCCTTTGAAGAACTAGGCATATAATAAAAGACGCTATTCCTATGCAAATTAAGTAgacgggtattctagaatcaagCCAGTCTTGTTTATGATCAACAGGACGTCTGTCTCAAAGACATGAAAATGAATACAACAAAATCAATCTTTTCTTAAGACCGCAAATTTTCCACCAGATTACCTGGACTCATCATGGCTTAACAAACCCTGTTCATCAAATGTGATTTTAGAATGACTGAGTATTATTGGTACCAGCTCCTCCTTCAAAATGTCAGTTTCTAGTTCCAATTTTCCCATTTTTAGCTTGTAAGATGCTATCACAGTTTGAAATACTGACGACACATTTAATTCAGCATTGAAGTCATTATTGCCACATGAAAACAATCAGGTTTAAGGGggggctcttaactaccaaactgttgctatggaccccttcaaataatcatttcttgAGTCTCTTTAACTCTGCAGTTAccattttttgccaagtgtgttctatttaagaggggagaggaacggtttagggaggagggagaaacggccaaaaaagatagggaggagggagaaaggAAGCGAAAAAAATAGGGAGATGGGAGAGCTAGCATAAAAAGGGAGGACGGagaatgttctttgaaaaaatgtgacGTGATGTTTAAGGCTTAGTAGCTTTTAGTATAAGAACCTTACGGACTCACAGATGAGGGCAGCTTTGACCACGAActgcaagtttaaaaaagtgtATGTAAGAGTTCTCGAATGTAGTCTCAACAATATCTTGGCCTCTCCTTGTGAGTCTTGTGAGGTCATCATTTGTACACCGTACCAGGTCTTAGCCAAGCGATGACGACAGCACTGATCTGTCTGATTTCTGCGTCTTCCTTTGTTTGGCGTTGGCCTAATAGCGAATCTGAAGTTTTCGGGTTTTTTGAGTATCAAGGTGAGTGAATGTTATTTTCATCTTTTCATGTGAAAAGCCGTTTACGGTGTTATTgaagattgttttgaaatttaatcACGAAAGTCTCCTTTcgtgtttttattattaatagtaTAAGGAAGGCTAAATTAACGCCCTAACGCTGAAACACCAGAAGAATTAACACCCAGCTATGTGAAATAAACTCTACAAGTTCAGTGAAATACACCCGATGCATAGATTGATTTTAGGTCATTTAAACTTTCAGTTCAAATTAAATCGCCATTGTCAAGGTCAGGATCAAGGTTAAGGCCATGGTGAGTACGAAATGTCTTGAGTGTGGACCATGTGTGTGTTTAGGTCTGTTTAGGCATCACCAATGAAACAAGTCCCCATAAAATAAATGTATAGCGATACAGCAACATGATTTTaataagaaataatttattatagccCTTGAAAGCGGGCTTTTGGCATTCGGTCTATTCATGTCATCAGCAACGGATACACAACGGTGCCATTTTGTGATTGACATTTTGACCCACTCTACTTGTCACTTGAACATTGTCACGCTCGTACACTGTGTCAACACTGTCACGTAAAACTCCGAAGTTTTTGTTACTCCTTTTTTGTACGAAAGAAAATGCCAGTGCAGATCGCGCAAGATTAACTTGTGGAAAGGAAAGTCAGAAAACTATTAAACTAAAGTGcttagtatatgtaatcgcatgggcctgAGGGCCATTAAGGATTAATTAAGATGTTTTTTGAATTTACGCAAGGACGCGGATAAAAAGCGTTTCTTTTGCTCAAGTGTGTCAACacatttgtccatgattgtaggtgTCAAATGTGGCGCATTGCACTGTAAGTCCGCAGTATGGGCGCTAGTGTTGCATCGCTTACCTAGGTGCGCTTCGATTTGGTCACTGATACCATTTTTTTGCAAGACACAAATTGGTagggttttttttagtttaatgGAAATTAAGTATCACGGAGCCCACAGAAATacttgcaaaatgaatttcaagaaCAGAAAGGGATGCAATGCTAAACATTACAATCGCGTACAATCTTGAAaggatttttaaattttagttcCAATTGagaaattgtttttgtatcaCTTAGGCATCCCTAAGTCGTTGTGTTGATGGAACAGAAGAATTACTTTGCATGCTCTCGAAAAGGCCCATCATCCAAGCCTGCGTCCTTGTCTTCAAAGTAAGTGACAGAACAAAACcagtgcaaaattttgcattggATCTAAGAATGAGCAAAGACGACATAAACAAGGACGCGTTTATATGCAGACTTCGGTTTAAAGAAGGATTAAACACAAAATCCTCCGAATTAGGGCTTGGCTCCACTGATGTCGTCGTCGGTTACAGCCAGAAATCCCCTAATGGACCACTATGCAATTTCGTGGAATCAATAACAAACAGCCAGTGGGAGATTGCTGTTGAGAAGGCCATGCGATCCTGTGAGCAAACCCCTAAATTGATTTTAACAGTAAAACTTTTAGAAGTTCATGACAAACATCCCCTGTCAAGACTTTCAAGACCGAATTGCGCTGACTCCCCAAAAAACATCTCAAAAGAGACGTCTGCTGCGAGCTCTCATAAAAAGGGTGGTAAACCAAAGAGAAAGGCTGCCGAACTTCAGGAAGATACGCTGTTGTGGGCAAAATTTAAGGGCAGGCGCGCCAATCACCAGAAATAAACGACAAGAAGAGAGATTGCGCCAGTGGAAAGAAAGCGTTGCTAGTGAATACGAAGGTTGTGAACCCCTCGATGAGCGAAAAATCAAGTGTTCTTGCAGAACAGTTTTCACTATAAATAAACAGAATGCCATCAAAGACGTGGGAAGAGCTCATGTTAGCAAATGCATGAAAGCCAACGCTAACAGACAGAAACAGGAAGTGGAGTCGAAAAAGTTACAAAAGTACTGGGCCAATTTCCTCAAAAAGTAAAAGACTGCAATAACAAGAAAACGCTAATTTCTATCTTTACAAAGACAAGCTTAATCTTAAACTTGTTTACTAGTTTAGTTGGGTCCTTTTAAATTTATTCAAAGAAGTATAATTATGCAGCGGTGTAAGCGTATCTGCTTGTttactgttgttgttattgctgAAGCAAATTAAATGTTCCtgttattgtcattgtcatgGCTGTGATTTGAAATGAAATTccattgtttattatatattacaTTATTGCAATAACAAGAAGGGATACAGTAACTGTGGTTGTCAAAAGTGGCAATAGTTGGTAcgtatatttttctttgattttcaaataaCATTAATTGCTTAGCAAAGtgttctgccttttttttttaggtatATTAGATAAAAAGCGGCCAACATGACAAGTAGTGACATCGAAACCTATCTAGAAAGAAATCCAGTCGTTCAAGTGATTTCATTTTATTACATATGTCAAGCATCTTTGCCAGTAGAGACATTTGTCTGTGACGTCCGCCTTTCTGAAAACGACAAAAGGCTAGCCCATTTTAAAAAGAGATAATGGAAAGAGGGTTTGTAGTTAAGAAaggagcaacttggtcttgaAAACTGTATTCTTTTGGTAGGATACAGTAAACGTCAAGAGGGCCAATGCTACTACAATTTTACAGAATCATTCACTGATGAGCAATGGTGTATTGCATTGTCAAAAGTTTTAAATGATTACGATTTTGTGATAACTGTGAAAGCTGTTCAAGCAAAAGTCGTGAGCTCAGTTTCCAAAGTGCAGCCAAGTGTGAAGCCAGTAGCCTGGGCTCTACGAAATCAGCTCAACGATCAACACAACCAAGATCAAGCTCAAATTGGTAAGGAATACAAGGAGAAACCAACAATCCAACAACCGTTCCCAGAAATTGTGGCTCCATCCTTAGACGTTTTGGACTCTTCAGCGGTTTTGTCCATAGACAAAGAACAATATTACGTTGACTCTTTTACTGTGATAGAGACAGAGGAGTTTGcaattgaagaaaatgaattcaCTCTTGACACGTTTCCCACAACAGATTGTAGTCCTTCAAAGCAGACGCGGTTAATGAATACTGAATCAAGGCAAGTAACCGCACATTGTCCGCTAGAAACATCTTTTCCTCCCATTACTCTATCAATAACCGATCATGAGGCATCTGATACAGCAGTACAAGTGAAAGCAAGCAGTCTCGACAGTGAGTTTCACATGTCTCAATTTGGCATCGATTTTCAGCAGGAGTTGACCACACATCCAAATCTAGCTCCTAATCAGCTTGATGGACAAGAGTTAACGGCTCATGACTTGACTGATGCATTTGGACCCGACTGGTATGATCACTGTGATTCTGTAGTTAAAAATTTGCATGAGCTTCTTACATCGGGTGAACTTCCCAGAGAACATATCTGCTACAAGTTTTTGAAGGATGTTATCGGGTATATTCACTGCATGACGAAGCAGGACAGGCGACAACAGGTTTGTTGGTCTTGGGACAACGATGTAAAAGAATTTCTACGATCTATTCGTAAAGTGGGAAAGAAGCGCGTTCTTCGCTTAATGAGGGGACCAGCAAGAGAAGGCAAAGGAAGATGGTCTGACTTTGAGATCaacaacttcaacatccccaTTCCAAGCCTTGATACCATATCCAGAGACAAAGGAAAGTCGTACACACCTCGATCTGGAATCATAAAGCAGTTTCTTCAGGGTTTCATTAAAATGGCTATGGCACATGCGCAACCAATAGCAGAGAATGGATTAGTTAAAACTATTCCTGTAGTGAGAAGCATCGACGGATTTGGATTAAAAGCTGGCTGCCAACGGGACCAGATTATAAATGAACTGATCGGGGCAACACAGAAGATAGACATTGAATACGTCCTTACAAATCCAAATCCCGATCCTGCCAAGCTTAGAGATCTCCTTGTAAAAGAGGCAGAATCAGAAGTGCTCACAACACTTGACTGCACTACGACTCTTCCTGTAGGTGCCAATTACATCGGGAAAAGAAATGGGGAGGAGACATATAATGACATGAAGCTGCGCGTAAAACAAATTCAGATTTGCGAGGGTTGCCTTGAAAATGTAAATCATGACCTCTCATGCATCACAGATAATGGCGACCTTTGTAACAGCTCCTGCGCAATTTGCTCTGAGCAGCGAAAAAGGCTATACTAATATCGACCCCTCCTTAAGGCCATGCAGTCGCTGCATGGGTAAAGAAATGCAGTGCAGAAAACTAGTTGTGATTTTCAGCTCTTCAGATTGTGGTTCAAACTACAAGAAAGCCATGGAAATTCACTCCGAAAACATTGCAAATGGGAACATTGACAATGATTTGCAACATCTGCGTGCTATGCCTGATATAGTGCATGTTGTTAAATGCCTATCATGTGGCCTAACTAACTGGTTCCTCGTTGTTAAAGGCTACCGAATAAACACATCGTTTTTGAGGATTATCCGAGAGACTGAGCCTTTAGGCACACAGATGCGAAGAGTTTTACCACTTGAAGCTGTAAAACAACGCGATAGAATGCGATCCCAAACTCCTAGAGAAATAAGTTTGGACAGTGTCTGGGACTTGTTTTCGTGTAAAAATGTATGTCAAAGCTGCAAACTGATGCCTGAACAGACACAGTGTGTCCAGTGTATGAATGTTAATCATGACTCCAAATTTTGCCAACAACATGTTGTGTCGCCTCTGGTACCTGAGAAGTGGAGACTGAGCGACGACAACAAAGAAGGCAGCATAGAGCAGCCTCATTGCATTTGTCGAGGACCTCCCTCCACATTCTTTGTGTGCAATAAGTCAGTGGTCTACAGCATTCGCCTGCACTACCCTGTACAGGTAAAAGTTGTTGCAGGGACTTTTGAAATGGTTTCCTGTATTGCCTACAATAACGGTATTCTGATAATTAGTCATCTAGACAtgggaaaagtttctttctatGACTATTTATCGACCTTGACCCCCAAGGTTCCTGGCCGGAAAGAAGAGTTAAGGACATTTCTCGCAGAAAGGAACATTGTTGTTGATCCTAGAGCAGGAGTTAAAGAACTTAAATCAAAGGCAAAGGATTATATCAACAACCATGGTCATCATGATGATACTCTTATCAAGATTGAGGGTGTAACAGCTATGGCGTTTTGCGCACCAGATTTACTCTACCTCGGCAGCACTGCTGAGGATGCTGTACTTGAAGTCTCTTTGAGTTACAAAGACTTTAAAGTCGAGGGTAACATTTTGAGGAGGTTACCATTCCCGAATGGAGAGCATTATGTTCCTGGCAGCCTTTGTTTGGTGAACTCAAAGCTGTTTCTAACGAATTTGGCTGTTAATGGTGGCCTAATTGAGTTAGACCTTGAGACTGCTCAGCACTCTAAAATGCTCCATAACAGTCCACTTTCCACCGCGCACGGCCTGGCGGCCGTGGGCTCTACGATCTACTTTTCGGACATCAAGAGTCGACAGATCAAGTATTTTCACATCCC
Encoded here:
- the LOC137968734 gene encoding uncharacterized protein, with the protein product MILTQFGRLQEPLHRCLTKKIKRPKLVIKKFGGNQTEYQAFWDSFDAAIHSNETLSDIKKLNYLRSFLEGPAVATIAGLALTKNNYKVAVDLLRDRYGNKQVIISSHMESLLKLPRGNFASDIKRVRMVYDQIEITMRSLQALGINAESYGSLLIPVVMEKIPEELRLIVSHKMKSDTWDVNELIKAFKEELAAREKSRFVGGSANVMEKRWLKPKIPRDPITAAGLFLPERGQANCYFCNHPGLRSFNCTSVTDPEKRKEILKKKGWCFVCLRRGHVSNCCPSEYKCKKCFGRYHISVCSGGFQLPQNATQGNAIEQPNVTQPGPGATATVHMGGKNSVLLQTARANVSNPRSGKTVQARLLFDSGSQRSYIANSLRSSLELLSLHYENLVIKTFGAGSVQPKRYDVVQLCVSKAVGGLNLYVDAYDVPSICAPLSQQKIELAQASYKHLSSLELADSSTGGDGMLIDILIGSDFYWQFMTSEIRFGMYGGPVAINTHLGWVLSCPVYESQQMLVESSTHLSWTHVLRLDTEQKEENCPLKQELSKFWDIKSLGIIPESEDAVYERFLNRVQMKNACYEVF